Proteins found in one Gammaproteobacteria bacterium genomic segment:
- the hemA gene encoding glutamyl-tRNA reductase, which translates to MSLLTIGVNHTSAPVEVRERVAIPDSALPTALSTLIETPTIDEAAIISTCNRTELYCSVESFETGKLATVQWLSDFHQLEIDHNQSYLYNLSDQETAKHMFRVASGLDSMVLGEPQILGQLKQAYQHAQGAGTLGKQLNQLFQHSFNVAKKVRTHTSIGTNPVSVASTAVSLAKQIFGDLSKRNALFIGAGETIELAAQHLSAVGANRITIANRNINRAQKLANNFNGYGISLSYIGEVLPESDIVITATSSTLPILGKGLLERSLKRRKHKPILVIDLAIPRDVEPEAANLQDIYLYSVDDLKQVIQENMQSRINAAEEAEIIIDDEVTKFYHWLRGQDVTDVIRTYRNQAEQHKNDAIEKAARMLNQGKSSEEVLQFLANTLVNKLLHSPTEALKSAGAENHQELLEAAKTILGLPRD; encoded by the coding sequence ATGTCCTTACTAACTATAGGTGTTAACCATACTTCTGCCCCTGTCGAGGTGCGGGAACGTGTGGCTATTCCTGATTCCGCATTACCGACAGCACTAAGTACGCTAATAGAAACGCCTACTATTGATGAGGCTGCCATCATATCCACTTGCAATCGAACAGAGTTGTATTGCTCAGTGGAATCATTCGAGACCGGCAAGTTAGCTACAGTGCAATGGTTGAGCGACTTTCACCAATTAGAGATCGACCATAATCAATCTTACCTATACAACCTTAGCGATCAAGAAACCGCCAAACACATGTTCCGTGTCGCTAGCGGACTAGATTCTATGGTGCTTGGTGAACCCCAGATCCTGGGTCAACTCAAACAGGCTTATCAGCATGCTCAAGGTGCCGGCACTCTGGGCAAACAGCTTAATCAATTATTTCAGCATTCATTTAATGTCGCTAAAAAGGTTAGGACTCATACTTCTATTGGTACCAATCCTGTCTCAGTGGCTTCAACCGCCGTATCTCTAGCCAAACAAATTTTTGGGGATTTATCGAAAAGAAATGCTCTATTTATTGGTGCAGGAGAAACCATTGAACTTGCCGCACAACATCTTAGTGCGGTAGGTGCAAATCGCATCACAATTGCAAACCGAAATATCAACCGCGCACAAAAACTGGCAAACAATTTTAATGGTTATGGTATTAGCCTGTCATATATAGGTGAGGTATTACCAGAAAGCGATATTGTGATAACCGCTACTTCAAGTACATTACCCATTCTTGGGAAAGGACTACTCGAGAGAAGTTTAAAACGTCGCAAACATAAACCCATTCTTGTCATCGACCTCGCTATTCCAAGAGACGTTGAACCTGAAGCAGCAAATCTACAAGACATCTACTTATATAGTGTGGATGATTTAAAACAAGTCATCCAAGAAAATATGCAATCAAGAATTAACGCTGCCGAAGAAGCAGAAATAATTATTGATGATGAAGTTACAAAATTTTATCATTGGTTGCGCGGGCAGGATGTGACTGATGTTATTCGCACGTACCGCAACCAGGCTGAACAACATAAAAATGATGCCATTGAAAAAGCAGCACGCATGCTAAATCAGGGAAAATCTTCAGAAGAAGTCTTGCAGTTTCTTGCAAATACACTAGTGAACAAACTATTGCATAGTCCTACCGAAGCTTTAAAATCTGCAGGCGCAGAAAATCATCAAGAATTACTTGAGGCCGCTAAAACTATTCTTGGTCTTCCTCGCGATTAG